The Gemmatimonadaceae bacterium genome has a segment encoding these proteins:
- a CDS encoding PadR family transcriptional regulator yields the protein MAGSNLYTGTLDLLILKAVSWGPSHGYAIGRWIRETTDDVLVVQEGVLYPALHRLERRGLLKEEWRRSETGRDAKYYSLTTAGRRGLRDETARWLEHTRAVNRALAVST from the coding sequence ATGGCAGGCTCGAATCTTTACACGGGGACGCTCGACCTCCTGATCCTGAAAGCCGTCAGCTGGGGCCCCAGCCACGGCTATGCGATCGGCCGCTGGATTCGCGAGACGACCGACGACGTTCTCGTCGTTCAGGAAGGCGTCCTCTATCCCGCGCTCCATCGCCTCGAACGCCGCGGCCTCCTCAAGGAAGAATGGCGCCGCAGCGAGACCGGGCGCGACGCCAAGTACTACTCGCTCACCACCGCCGGCCGGCGTGGGCTGCGCGACGAAACCGCGCGCTGGCTCGAGCACACGCGCGCTGTCAACCGTGCCCTCGCCGTCTCGACGTAG
- a CDS encoding ABC transporter permease: protein MPRSFRLTNSKRDVAEEIGFHLEMRTREFIERGMSPEEARRAAAAWFGDVAAIEAACRDERDHRAREHARRDWLQGVGLDLKVALRSLWRRPAFTAAATLTLALGIGAAAAVFAIVSGVLLRPLPYRDPARLVMLWFVGPDVRGTPSQMPLSAPTYLDIVESVPSLGPSAAFRSWPLTLSEGAEPEQVAGVRTTPGLFATLGIRPAIGRDFTVGDAQPGAPRVAIISDGLWRRRWAGDPSILGKSVTLSGERCTIIGIAPRGLSFPRGAELPSGLQFPTRTEVWTPLTFTDSDLKNRWTLNLAVVARRRDAGSTATTDAQLAALSKRLDAQFAGGTGRVQLYAPSLAEQAAAPVQRTLLVLLGAVALVLVIACVNVTSLLIARTSARGRELAVRTALGAGATRLGRQLVIENVLLALLGAAAGVVLAAFATRVMLALVPGQLPRADDVSLDWRVLVAAAVCALAAGTIFGIAAAIHARGSPLAPALTGGSARATGSAARTTGRRILVGAQIALSLVLLVAAGLLGASFVRLQHVDPGFHAEGAVSANVALPIAGSFNPQRDGPGWSAFFTTLTDRAAALPNVVAAGAVSVLPLTADPESAGFTIEGRPAPAPGQAPETQYFVTAGDYFRAMGIRLQSGRTFNASDRAETPRVIVVSRELERRLFPGDRAIGHRIHCGCDFTPGAREIIGVVDDVRASSLDEAPTPAVYLPEAQMTYPQLVLVMRTKGDPIAVLPSLRRELRALRPDVALELVRTLRDVFSASLARQRFSLVLIGAFALAALALAVVGLYGVIALSVGERRREIGVRLALGARPATVLALVLGEGARIAVVGIVAGLLVSSLATRLLRGMLYDVTASDVTIYAAAAVLVAVIALVSTWAPARAATKVDPVVALRSE, encoded by the coding sequence ATGCCGCGATCCTTCCGCCTCACCAACAGCAAGCGCGACGTCGCCGAAGAGATTGGCTTTCATCTCGAAATGCGGACACGCGAGTTCATCGAGCGCGGGATGTCGCCCGAGGAGGCCAGACGCGCCGCCGCCGCGTGGTTCGGCGACGTCGCCGCGATCGAAGCCGCGTGCCGCGACGAGCGCGACCACCGCGCCCGCGAGCACGCTCGCCGCGATTGGCTCCAGGGCGTCGGACTCGATCTCAAAGTCGCGCTGCGCTCGCTCTGGCGGCGGCCGGCCTTCACCGCCGCGGCCACGCTGACCCTCGCGTTAGGCATCGGGGCCGCGGCTGCGGTCTTCGCGATCGTGTCCGGCGTGCTCCTGCGCCCGCTTCCCTATCGCGATCCGGCCCGCCTCGTCATGCTCTGGTTCGTCGGACCCGACGTTCGCGGTACGCCGAGTCAAATGCCGCTCTCGGCGCCGACGTATCTCGACATCGTTGAGAGCGTTCCGTCGCTTGGGCCGAGTGCCGCGTTCCGGTCCTGGCCCCTCACCTTGAGCGAGGGAGCGGAGCCGGAGCAAGTCGCCGGAGTGAGAACGACGCCCGGACTCTTCGCGACACTCGGCATACGACCCGCGATCGGTCGTGACTTCACCGTAGGCGACGCCCAGCCCGGCGCGCCGCGCGTCGCCATCATCAGCGATGGTCTCTGGCGCCGTCGGTGGGCGGGCGACCCGTCGATCCTTGGCAAATCGGTCACGCTCAGCGGCGAGCGATGCACCATCATCGGAATCGCTCCGCGTGGCCTCAGCTTCCCGCGTGGTGCCGAGCTTCCCAGTGGTCTTCAATTTCCGACGCGCACGGAGGTATGGACCCCACTCACGTTCACCGACAGCGATCTCAAAAACCGCTGGACACTGAATCTGGCCGTCGTCGCTCGGCGGCGAGATGCTGGCTCGACGGCCACGACCGACGCGCAGCTCGCTGCTCTCAGCAAGCGGCTCGACGCGCAGTTCGCGGGCGGCACCGGACGCGTCCAGCTGTACGCGCCGTCGCTGGCCGAGCAAGCCGCCGCGCCGGTGCAGCGCACGCTCCTGGTTCTACTCGGCGCCGTCGCGCTCGTGCTCGTCATTGCCTGCGTCAATGTTACTAGTCTCCTCATCGCGCGGACGAGCGCGCGAGGGCGCGAGCTGGCCGTTCGCACTGCACTGGGTGCCGGTGCGACGCGGCTTGGGCGGCAGCTGGTAATCGAGAATGTGCTGCTCGCTCTTCTCGGTGCAGCCGCAGGTGTCGTTCTGGCGGCGTTCGCCACGCGTGTCATGCTCGCGCTCGTGCCAGGTCAGCTCCCACGTGCAGATGACGTCTCCCTGGATTGGCGCGTCCTCGTTGCCGCGGCCGTCTGCGCCCTGGCTGCCGGAACGATCTTCGGAATTGCCGCCGCGATCCATGCGCGTGGATCGCCGCTCGCGCCGGCGCTCACTGGCGGCAGTGCGCGAGCGACCGGGAGCGCGGCACGCACGACGGGCCGCCGAATCCTCGTGGGCGCGCAGATCGCGCTGTCGCTCGTGCTGCTCGTCGCCGCTGGATTGCTCGGCGCGAGCTTCGTCAGGCTGCAGCACGTCGATCCGGGTTTCCACGCGGAAGGGGCGGTCAGTGCGAACGTCGCGCTGCCGATTGCGGGCTCGTTCAATCCGCAACGGGACGGTCCCGGCTGGTCGGCTTTCTTCACGACGCTCACCGACCGCGCCGCGGCGCTGCCTAACGTCGTCGCCGCCGGCGCAGTCAGTGTGTTGCCACTCACCGCTGATCCGGAATCGGCAGGCTTTACGATCGAGGGTCGGCCTGCACCCGCCCCGGGACAGGCGCCCGAGACGCAATACTTCGTGACGGCGGGCGATTACTTCCGCGCGATGGGAATACGGCTCCAATCGGGCCGCACGTTCAACGCCAGCGACCGCGCCGAGACGCCGCGCGTGATCGTCGTGAGTCGCGAGCTCGAGCGCCGCCTCTTTCCTGGCGATCGCGCTATCGGTCACCGGATTCATTGCGGATGCGACTTCACGCCGGGGGCGCGAGAGATCATCGGCGTGGTCGACGATGTCCGCGCGTCTTCACTCGACGAGGCGCCGACGCCTGCGGTGTATCTCCCGGAAGCGCAGATGACGTATCCGCAGCTCGTACTCGTTATGCGAACGAAGGGAGATCCCATCGCTGTGCTTCCGTCGCTGCGTCGCGAGCTCCGCGCGCTCCGACCGGACGTCGCGCTCGAGCTGGTGCGTACCCTCCGCGACGTCTTCAGCGCCTCGCTCGCGAGGCAGCGCTTCAGCCTCGTCCTGATTGGCGCGTTCGCGCTCGCAGCGCTCGCGCTTGCGGTCGTCGGTCTCTATGGCGTGATCGCGCTCAGCGTTGGCGAGCGTCGGCGCGAGATTGGCGTTCGCCTTGCCCTGGGCGCTCGTCCGGCGACGGTGCTTGCGCTCGTGCTTGGCGAAGGCGCGCGCATCGCCGTCGTGGGAATCGTCGCGGGCCTGCTCGTCTCATCCCTCGCGACGCGGCTACTGCGAGGAATGTTGTACGACGTCACGGCCTCTGACGTCACGATCTACGCTGCCGCGGCGGTGCTGGTCGCAGTGATTGCGCTCGTGTCGACGTGGGCGCCCGCGCGCGCGGCAACCAAAGTGGATCCGGTGGTAGCGTTGAGATCGGAGTGA
- a CDS encoding VWA domain-containing protein, producing MRSRRRLIRARRAAARLAARLPIPLPTLPWRRARPIVELDTVRRRLELLLAAMYGKHIPIAVPERRRVGWLTRAWRSVSPFKEPESVPASDGESLRLPSAMDAASGRDVAIARYRLIAIEQAERVVRGTATAAARLNDSLERDLFLLRESATIDAAIAHDVRNLVPALVAARADALARRPVLEALAGAERDVEHFVRQLLAADPTAPPPALSSASPEESAAWARETAARLRIVNERYRGVPPVGIWGRVLPPGPGVLAPGGSSESSLMNNRLLNLVELAGAEQLGRPRPVPAESGVEPEQPAPQAGVVEQQRGIAEDDDIGSSPQPDDEALSGTGASAAGPDAIEPLTRDDVVYPEWDAASHQYRRDSVIVRARPAREASPDWATATLKEHAALVRHVRERFERLRARRTRVPRQREGDELDLAACVRALVDARTGHTIDDRLYVAVRPARRELAIMLLVDVSGSTDTLVTKTLQVIDVEKIALLIAAEALDALGDRYAMLAFSGKGARSVQLRTIKGFAERNGPTVRSRIAALAPDANTRLGAAIRHATALLDAQSAGHRLLLILSDGKPNDVDTYQGQYGIEDSRQAINEARARDVFPFCLTVDHEDSAYLKRIFGPAGYEILPRPDHLPKVLLQVVRSLLE from the coding sequence ATGCGATCACGGCGCCGGCTGATTCGCGCGCGACGCGCGGCGGCAAGGCTTGCTGCGCGATTGCCCATCCCCCTGCCGACACTGCCGTGGCGCCGCGCGCGACCGATCGTCGAGCTGGACACCGTTCGCCGGCGACTCGAGTTACTCCTTGCCGCGATGTACGGCAAGCACATACCGATCGCCGTTCCCGAGCGCCGACGCGTCGGTTGGCTGACGCGAGCGTGGCGCTCGGTGAGCCCATTCAAAGAGCCGGAGAGTGTGCCCGCCAGCGACGGCGAGTCGCTACGCTTGCCGTCGGCGATGGACGCAGCGTCTGGACGCGACGTCGCGATCGCGCGCTATCGGTTGATCGCCATCGAGCAAGCCGAGCGTGTCGTACGGGGCACCGCGACCGCCGCGGCGCGGTTGAACGACTCACTCGAACGCGACCTGTTCCTGCTCCGCGAGAGCGCGACGATCGACGCGGCGATCGCGCACGATGTACGCAACCTGGTTCCGGCCCTGGTCGCGGCGCGCGCCGACGCCCTCGCGCGACGGCCAGTGCTCGAGGCACTGGCCGGAGCCGAGCGCGACGTGGAGCATTTCGTTAGGCAACTGCTCGCTGCCGACCCGACGGCGCCACCGCCAGCGTTGAGCTCCGCCTCGCCGGAGGAATCTGCCGCCTGGGCTCGTGAGACCGCGGCGCGATTGCGAATCGTCAACGAGCGCTATCGTGGCGTGCCGCCCGTGGGCATCTGGGGACGCGTCCTGCCACCGGGTCCCGGAGTGTTGGCGCCCGGAGGATCGAGTGAGAGCTCACTCATGAACAACCGGCTGCTCAATCTCGTCGAGCTTGCAGGGGCAGAGCAGCTGGGGCGACCGAGGCCGGTCCCCGCCGAGAGTGGGGTCGAGCCCGAGCAGCCCGCGCCGCAAGCGGGAGTGGTCGAGCAGCAGCGGGGAATCGCCGAGGACGACGACATCGGCAGCTCGCCGCAGCCGGACGACGAAGCGCTCTCTGGAACAGGCGCGTCCGCCGCTGGCCCTGACGCGATCGAGCCGCTCACGCGCGACGACGTCGTGTATCCGGAGTGGGACGCGGCGAGCCACCAATACCGGCGGGACAGCGTGATCGTTCGCGCGCGTCCGGCGCGCGAGGCGTCTCCGGATTGGGCGACGGCCACGCTCAAGGAGCACGCCGCGCTCGTTAGGCACGTGCGCGAGCGCTTCGAGCGGCTCCGTGCCCGGCGAACTCGCGTGCCGCGTCAGCGCGAAGGCGATGAGCTCGACCTCGCTGCGTGCGTCCGGGCGCTCGTCGACGCTCGCACCGGCCATACCATCGACGATCGGCTGTACGTCGCTGTTCGTCCGGCGCGCCGCGAGCTCGCGATCATGCTCCTCGTCGATGTCAGTGGATCGACCGATACGCTGGTGACGAAGACGCTGCAGGTCATCGACGTCGAAAAAATAGCGCTCCTCATCGCGGCCGAGGCGCTCGACGCGCTGGGCGATCGTTATGCGATGCTCGCGTTCTCCGGAAAAGGTGCGCGGAGCGTGCAGTTACGCACGATCAAGGGGTTCGCGGAGCGTAACGGGCCGACAGTGCGCAGCCGAATCGCCGCGCTCGCGCCCGACGCGAATACCCGCCTCGGCGCCGCCATCCGTCATGCAACGGCGCTCCTCGACGCCCAGAGCGCCGGGCATCGGCTGCTCCTGATCCTCTCCGACGGCAAACCGAACGACGTCGACACGTATCAGGGCCAGTACGGAATCGAGGACTCGCGCCAGGCGATCAACGAGGCGCGCGCGCGCGACGTGTTTCCGTTTTGCCTAACGGTTGATCACGAGGACTCGGCCTATCTGAAAAGGATCTTTGGGCCGGCGGGATACGAGATCCTGCCTCGCCCTGATCATTTGCCGAAGGTCCTGCTGCAAGTTGTGCGGAGCCTTCTCGAATGA
- a CDS encoding CbbQ/NirQ/NorQ/GpvN family protein, with translation MRWPGAEVPYYVPIHDEIPTFTACHKRGLPVMLKGPTGCGKTRFIEHMAHVLGRPLVTIACHDDLSAADLTGRYLIRGGETIWIDGPLTTAVRLGAICYLDEVVEARQDTVVVMHPLADDRRILPIEKTGELLEAAPGFQLVISYNPGYQHAVKDLKPSTRQRFVALEFDFPPPATESEIVAHESGVKRATATALVDLARKVRRLRDQGLTEGPGTRPLVATARLIAGGIPAAQACRSALVAPLTDDPDLLAAIDDLVAATI, from the coding sequence GTGCGCTGGCCGGGTGCGGAGGTGCCGTACTACGTCCCGATTCACGACGAGATCCCGACCTTCACCGCCTGCCATAAGCGCGGCCTGCCGGTGATGCTCAAGGGGCCGACGGGATGCGGCAAAACGCGATTCATCGAGCACATGGCGCACGTGCTCGGACGACCGCTCGTCACGATCGCCTGCCACGACGACCTCTCCGCCGCCGATCTCACCGGACGCTACCTCATCCGAGGCGGCGAGACAATCTGGATCGACGGACCGCTCACGACGGCCGTTAGGCTCGGCGCGATCTGCTATCTCGACGAGGTCGTCGAAGCGCGTCAGGACACGGTCGTCGTCATGCACCCACTCGCTGACGACCGGCGCATCTTGCCGATCGAGAAGACCGGAGAGTTGCTGGAAGCCGCGCCGGGATTCCAGCTCGTGATCTCGTACAATCCCGGATATCAGCACGCCGTGAAAGATCTCAAGCCGAGCACACGGCAGCGCTTCGTCGCGTTGGAGTTCGACTTTCCGCCACCGGCGACCGAGAGTGAGATCGTGGCGCATGAGAGCGGCGTGAAGCGGGCAACGGCGACCGCTCTCGTGGACCTCGCGCGGAAGGTGCGCCGTCTGCGCGATCAAGGTCTCACCGAAGGCCCGGGGACGCGGCCTCTCGTCGCGACGGCGCGTCTCATCGCCGGCGGAATTCCAGCGGCGCAGGCGTGTCGCTCGGCACTCGTCGCGCCGCTCACAGACGATCCTGACTTGCTCGCCGCAATAGATGACCTGGTAGCGGCGACGATATGA
- a CDS encoding xanthine dehydrogenase family protein molybdopterin-binding subunit: protein MSNAFNRRDFLSVGLTALGGLAVGFRFESSSAQDNESGSWSPNAFLRIEPDSTVVVVVPRPEMGQGSRTAIAMLVAEELDADWNEIRVEQADLDESRYGPQYAGGSAVVRTSWLPLRRAGAAARLMLVRAAANRWHVPVEQCVTRDGVVRHAATRRMATYGALAADASAQQAPPDVPLKSRHEFRIIGTPRAGVDTPAIVTGRTTFGIDVRLPGMLFASIERSPVFGGRVVRVDDAAARKVPGVRAVIPIDADALPEFEENSPKMPNGVAVLADSTWAAMQGRRALSVEWDTRGGETESTAAMRERAVQIAAGAPKLVRRDDGHFDDAFAAAAMKLEAVYELPLLAHATMEPMNCTARVDGKHVEVWAPTQNPQGARRAAADATGLSPNDVAVHVLRMGGGFGRRFYADFVAEAAYLAKASRRPVQVLFTREDDMRHGYYRPAGYHLMRAGLDRDGLIVAWSQHLVNASRGHYLRWSSGPNQTALLDPGELEPYDLPASVAPNMRIGYTALQSKIPRGQWRAVEPSATVFVTQSMIDELAHAAKRDPLEFQLSMLEPARQLPFYDSRYDTGRLAVVFRVAAKQSDWGKPLPAGRGRGIAGSYSNGAYVAHVAEVEVAPNGDVRVHRVVTAADPGLVVNPSGARAQVEGAVIFGLSAALYQQITVEAGRVVQSNFHDYPVLRMRDVPRIEVHFVDSGEESPHGMGEGTLPSIAPAVTNAIFAATGKRVRRLPIAIP, encoded by the coding sequence GTGTCGAATGCGTTCAACCGTCGTGACTTTCTGTCGGTCGGGCTCACCGCGCTCGGTGGGTTGGCCGTAGGCTTTCGCTTCGAGTCTTCGAGCGCTCAGGACAACGAGAGCGGGTCGTGGTCGCCTAACGCTTTCCTTCGCATCGAGCCCGACTCGACGGTAGTCGTCGTCGTACCGCGGCCCGAAATGGGACAGGGATCGCGGACGGCGATCGCGATGCTCGTTGCCGAGGAGCTCGATGCGGACTGGAACGAGATCCGCGTCGAGCAGGCGGATCTCGACGAGTCGCGCTACGGTCCCCAATACGCGGGTGGCAGCGCGGTCGTGCGCACATCGTGGCTGCCGCTCCGGCGCGCCGGTGCCGCCGCGCGTCTGATGCTCGTTAGGGCCGCAGCCAATCGCTGGCATGTGCCGGTCGAGCAGTGCGTCACCCGCGATGGCGTTGTCCGGCACGCTGCCACACGGCGCATGGCAACCTACGGTGCGTTGGCCGCTGACGCCAGCGCGCAGCAGGCGCCGCCCGATGTGCCGCTCAAGTCTCGCCATGAGTTTCGCATTATTGGAACTCCGCGTGCTGGTGTCGATACACCGGCGATCGTGACCGGACGAACGACCTTCGGCATCGACGTCCGGCTGCCGGGAATGCTCTTCGCGTCGATCGAACGCAGCCCGGTGTTCGGCGGACGCGTGGTTCGCGTCGACGACGCCGCGGCGCGCAAGGTGCCCGGCGTCCGCGCGGTAATCCCCATCGACGCGGATGCGCTGCCCGAGTTCGAGGAGAACAGCCCGAAGATGCCTAACGGCGTCGCGGTCCTCGCCGATTCGACGTGGGCGGCGATGCAGGGGCGGCGAGCGTTGTCGGTCGAGTGGGATACGCGCGGTGGTGAGACCGAGAGCACGGCCGCAATGCGCGAGCGGGCGGTGCAGATCGCGGCCGGCGCGCCGAAACTCGTCAGGCGGGACGACGGTCATTTCGACGATGCGTTCGCGGCCGCGGCAATGAAGCTCGAGGCCGTGTATGAACTGCCGCTCCTCGCGCACGCCACGATGGAGCCGATGAATTGCACGGCACGCGTCGACGGCAAACACGTCGAAGTCTGGGCGCCGACGCAAAACCCGCAAGGCGCTCGGCGCGCCGCCGCGGATGCGACCGGACTGTCGCCTAACGACGTAGCGGTCCACGTCCTCCGCATGGGCGGCGGGTTCGGCCGGCGCTTCTACGCCGATTTCGTCGCCGAGGCGGCATATCTGGCGAAGGCGAGCCGGAGGCCGGTTCAGGTACTGTTCACGCGCGAAGACGACATGCGCCACGGATACTATCGGCCAGCCGGTTATCACCTGATGCGTGCTGGTCTCGACAGGGATGGGCTCATCGTCGCCTGGTCGCAGCATCTCGTGAATGCGTCGCGCGGGCACTACCTGCGCTGGAGCTCCGGACCGAATCAGACCGCGCTTCTCGATCCTGGAGAGCTCGAGCCGTACGATCTGCCGGCGAGCGTTGCGCCGAATATGCGCATCGGCTACACCGCGCTGCAGTCGAAGATTCCGCGTGGCCAGTGGCGCGCCGTCGAGCCGTCGGCGACCGTGTTCGTGACGCAGAGCATGATTGACGAGCTGGCGCATGCCGCCAAGCGCGATCCGCTCGAGTTCCAGCTCTCGATGCTCGAGCCCGCGCGACAGCTGCCCTTCTACGATTCGCGCTATGACACTGGCCGGCTCGCCGTAGTGTTCCGCGTCGCCGCCAAGCAGAGTGATTGGGGAAAGCCGCTGCCCGCTGGGCGCGGCCGTGGCATCGCGGGCTCCTACTCGAACGGTGCGTACGTTGCGCACGTCGCCGAGGTGGAGGTCGCGCCGAACGGCGATGTCCGGGTGCACCGCGTCGTCACGGCCGCAGATCCGGGACTCGTCGTGAACCCAAGCGGAGCGCGCGCCCAGGTGGAGGGCGCCGTGATCTTCGGTCTCTCGGCGGCCCTGTATCAGCAAATCACAGTCGAGGCCGGCCGCGTCGTGCAATCGAACTTTCACGATTACCCAGTACTGCGGATGCGCGATGTTCCGCGCATCGAGGTGCACTTCGTGGACAGCGGCGAAGAGTCGCCGCACGGGATGGGCGAGGGCACGCTGCCGAGCATCGCTCCGGCGGTGACGAACGCGATCTTCGCGGCGACAGGCAAACGCGTTAGGCGTCTACCCATTGCCATTCCCTGA
- a CDS encoding 3-isopropylmalate dehydratase — MLSTRELTGRARRLGDDVNTDYIIASTRKRDTLDEKLLARYLLETLDPRFADSVRPGDILVAGRNFGCGSAMEIAVTVILAAGIRAVVAQSFARTFYRNAINNGLIPAECDTASIAEGDTITLRFGDDRGEVENARSGAVMVARPMPPFLHDILNAGGLVDYLRGRRAQSLRDSNTRVAPRGVV, encoded by the coding sequence ATGCTCTCGACACGCGAGTTGACTGGCCGCGCACGGCGCCTTGGCGACGACGTCAACACCGATTACATCATCGCGTCCACCCGAAAGCGCGATACGCTCGACGAGAAGTTGCTCGCTCGCTATCTGCTGGAGACGCTCGATCCGCGGTTCGCCGACAGTGTGCGCCCGGGGGATATTCTCGTCGCGGGCCGGAACTTCGGCTGCGGCTCGGCGATGGAGATTGCGGTGACCGTCATCCTGGCGGCGGGAATCCGCGCCGTCGTCGCGCAGAGCTTCGCGAGGACATTCTATCGCAACGCGATCAACAACGGCCTCATCCCGGCGGAGTGTGACACAGCCAGCATCGCCGAGGGTGACACGATCACACTTCGATTCGGCGACGATCGCGGCGAAGTCGAGAACGCACGCAGCGGCGCCGTCATGGTTGCTCGGCCGATGCCGCCCTTTTTGCACGACATTCTGAACGCGGGCGGCCTCGTGGATTATCTGCGTGGGAGGCGGGCACAAAGCTTACGCGATTCGAACACGCGTGTCGCGCCACGAGGCGTAGTATGA
- a CDS encoding aconitase/3-isopropylmalate dehydratase large subunit family protein, translated as MSSAKTVSEKILSEHASRDSHAGDVVVCNVDLVLGTDASAPMAIDYFERMNGKRVFDPARVMFALDHYAPPSTAKTAGFHDRVRAFARQHGIEVHDVGAGISHQIAVEQGRVVAGDLVIGADSHTVTAGALGAFATGVGSSDIAAAMIMGEIWLRVPDTIRIDITGERPKGLTAKDIALALVAELGAEGANYQTLELHGDALGALSLEERLVVSNLAVEAGAKAAIFPHDDATAAYLAGRTDRQPGAVESDPGARYARTLVVDLSRAKRVVALPHAPENVVALEEAIGTPIHMVFLGTCTGGRVSDFHAALAVLERGGSRVAPGVQLVVTPASREVYSRLLEDGTLAKLAAMGAVITTPGCGACCGTSGAIPGDGVNVLSTANRNFKARMGNATASIYLASPEACAAAAVTGRITDPASIG; from the coding sequence ATGTCGAGCGCGAAGACCGTCAGTGAGAAGATTCTCTCGGAGCACGCGAGTCGAGACTCGCACGCTGGAGACGTGGTGGTCTGCAACGTCGATTTGGTGCTCGGTACCGATGCGTCGGCGCCAATGGCGATCGATTATTTCGAGCGCATGAACGGCAAGCGAGTCTTCGATCCGGCGCGGGTGATGTTCGCGCTCGACCACTACGCGCCGCCCTCGACGGCAAAGACTGCTGGCTTTCACGATCGCGTTCGCGCGTTCGCACGGCAGCATGGCATCGAAGTGCACGACGTCGGCGCAGGCATCAGTCATCAGATCGCGGTCGAGCAAGGCCGAGTCGTCGCGGGCGATCTCGTGATCGGTGCGGATAGCCACACGGTGACCGCGGGTGCACTGGGTGCATTCGCTACGGGCGTCGGCTCGTCGGACATCGCCGCGGCGATGATTATGGGCGAGATCTGGCTGCGTGTCCCCGATACGATCAGAATCGACATCACGGGCGAACGGCCGAAGGGACTGACCGCGAAGGACATCGCGCTCGCGCTCGTCGCCGAGCTGGGAGCGGAGGGCGCGAACTACCAGACGTTGGAGCTCCACGGCGATGCGTTAGGCGCGCTCAGCCTCGAGGAGCGTCTGGTCGTCTCCAACCTCGCGGTGGAAGCAGGCGCCAAAGCGGCGATCTTCCCACACGACGACGCGACCGCTGCGTACCTTGCCGGCCGAACGGATCGGCAGCCGGGGGCAGTCGAGTCCGATCCGGGTGCTCGTTATGCACGCACACTGGTCGTCGATTTATCGCGGGCGAAACGGGTGGTTGCGCTCCCTCACGCACCCGAGAACGTCGTGGCGCTCGAGGAAGCTATTGGTACGCCGATCCACATGGTGTTTCTCGGCACGTGCACTGGCGGACGTGTCTCCGATTTCCACGCCGCGCTGGCGGTCCTCGAGCGTGGTGGCAGCCGTGTCGCGCCGGGCGTTCAGCTCGTCGTCACGCCGGCGTCTCGCGAGGTGTATTCGCGTCTTCTGGAGGATGGAACACTCGCGAAGCTCGCCGCCATGGGCGCGGTGATCACGACGCCTGGCTGTGGCGCGTGTTGCGGCACGAGCGGCGCAATCCCCGGCGATGGCGTCAACGTGCTCTCGACCGCGAATCGCAACTTCAAGGCACGCATGGGAAACGCGACGGCGTCGATCTATCTCGCGTCGCCGGAAGCATGCGCCGCCGCGGCAGTCACTGGACGGATCACGGACCCGGCATCGATTGGTTAG